The Faecalibacter sp. LW9 genome has a segment encoding these proteins:
- the fabD gene encoding ACP S-malonyltransferase, with product MKAYVFPGQGAQFTGMGKDLYDNSVIAKELFEKANEVLGFDITKIMFEGTAEDLKQTKVTQPAVFLHSVILAKTIENFEPQMVAGHSLGEISALVAANVLDFESGLKLVYKRALAMQAACEAQPSTMAAILGLEDAVVEKVCEEIEGIVVAANYNCPGQLVISGEIEAVNAACEKLKEMGAKRALVLPVGGAFHSPLMKPAEEELAKAIEETPFNTPICPVYQNVTTTAVIDPSEIKKNLIAQLTAPVKWTQSVQHMIADGATEFIEVGPGNTLQGLVKKVSREVTTSSATQI from the coding sequence ATGAAAGCTTATGTTTTTCCAGGTCAAGGTGCTCAATTCACAGGAATGGGTAAAGACCTTTATGACAATTCTGTAATAGCAAAAGAATTATTTGAAAAAGCGAACGAAGTTTTAGGATTTGATATCACTAAAATTATGTTTGAAGGTACTGCAGAAGACTTAAAACAAACGAAAGTTACACAACCTGCTGTTTTTTTACATTCAGTCATTTTAGCTAAAACCATCGAAAATTTTGAACCTCAAATGGTGGCTGGTCACTCTTTAGGTGAGATTTCAGCATTGGTTGCCGCAAACGTATTGGATTTTGAATCAGGTTTAAAATTAGTATACAAACGTGCACTTGCTATGCAAGCAGCTTGTGAAGCACAACCATCTACAATGGCTGCTATCTTAGGATTAGAAGATGCTGTGGTAGAAAAAGTTTGTGAAGAAATTGAAGGTATTGTTGTAGCAGCAAATTACAATTGTCCTGGTCAATTAGTAATTTCAGGAGAGATTGAAGCAGTAAATGCAGCATGTGAAAAATTAAAAGAAATGGGAGCTAAACGTGCTTTAGTTTTGCCTGTGGGTGGAGCTTTTCACTCGCCTTTAATGAAACCTGCTGAAGAGGAATTAGCGAAAGCAATTGAAGAAACTCCATTTAATACGCCAATTTGTCCAGTATATCAAAATGTAACCACTACTGCAGTTATTGATCCTTCAGAGATCAAAAAGAATTTAATTGCTCAATTAACTGCTCCCGTAAAATGGACGCAATCGGTACAACATATGATCGCTGATGGGGCAACTGAATTTATAGAAGTTGGTCCTGGTAATACTTTACAAGGTTTAGTGAAAAAAGTAAGTAGAGAAGTAACGACTTCATCTGCTACACAAATTTAA
- a CDS encoding glycosyltransferase family 2 protein — translation MQKISALLITYNEERNIKRFLEDSVYADEIIVVDSYSTDKTVEIAQSFPKVKVFQREFKNFTDQKNFAIEQATYEWITFFDADEHIPLKLREELIAITQNANALDAYYERFFFKQKVIHFSGMQNDKAIRLFKKSKNRYKNGRLVHELIHCEGAVGKLKNKLDHYTYNSSDEYRRKLTSYSKLRAKELELRNLKPNFFHFKIKPAYRFFNHYIIRLGFLDGREGFVVSKLHAESVYQRYVFLNEIYETKDTQFINKNV, via the coding sequence ATGCAAAAAATATCAGCTCTACTAATTACATATAATGAAGAAAGAAATATTAAACGATTTCTTGAAGATTCAGTTTATGCTGATGAGATCATTGTAGTAGACTCATATAGTACCGATAAAACGGTTGAAATTGCTCAATCTTTTCCTAAGGTTAAAGTCTTTCAGAGAGAATTTAAAAATTTTACAGATCAAAAGAATTTTGCAATTGAACAAGCTACATATGAATGGATTACATTTTTTGATGCGGATGAGCATATTCCTCTAAAACTAAGAGAAGAATTAATTGCGATAACTCAAAATGCAAATGCTTTAGATGCTTATTATGAGCGATTTTTCTTTAAACAAAAGGTCATTCATTTTAGTGGAATGCAAAATGATAAAGCAATTCGTTTATTTAAAAAATCGAAAAATCGCTACAAAAATGGACGTTTAGTGCATGAATTAATCCATTGCGAAGGAGCGGTGGGGAAATTAAAAAATAAATTAGATCACTATACATATAATTCTTCGGATGAATACCGCCGAAAATTAACTTCATATTCAAAACTTAGAGCAAAAGAATTAGAACTTCGAAATTTGAAACCTAATTTCTTTCACTTTAAAATCAAACCTGCCTACCGATTTTTTAATCATTATATCATTCGATTAGGATTTTTGGATGGTAGAGAAGGATTTGTTGTTTCCAAATTACATGCAGAATCCGTATATCAACGTTATGTATTCTTAAATGAAATTTACGAAACAAAAGACACACAATTTATTAATAAAAACGTATAA
- a CDS encoding glycosyltransferase family 9 protein, producing the protein MTNLDKKRILVIQHKMIGDVLVTSLLCENLKKSFPNATIDYLVNSNTLPVLENNPFIDHIIVFDENKNKGLINLIRFSKSVDEKNYDIIIDAYSKLQSWVNVLMNKAPLKISYKKSGRTFIYTHNVVKHDFPKSFLGLSIEHRLSLLEPLGISTPMATEPKLYLTKEEISKAQQLFKKHQVDPHRKTVMISLLGSDETKTYPLNKMVQLVNHIGENYNVNILFNYFPKQKNQALDVYNQLSDLTKSKVYFELLGDDLRSFIAIANACDLIVGNDGGAINMSKAVGKKSFIIFSPWIDKEVWATFEDGKNHVSVHLKDYFPEKFKNLNNREIKKVVDDFYSLFDFELFKSKFDDFMKNHVK; encoded by the coding sequence ATGACGAATTTGGATAAGAAAAGGATACTTGTAATCCAACATAAAATGATTGGTGATGTTTTAGTGACATCTTTGTTGTGTGAAAATTTAAAAAAAAGTTTTCCAAACGCTACCATCGACTATCTAGTGAATTCAAATACATTACCTGTTTTAGAAAATAATCCATTCATTGATCATATTATTGTGTTTGATGAAAATAAAAATAAGGGATTAATAAATTTAATCCGATTTTCTAAATCTGTTGATGAAAAGAATTATGATATAATCATAGATGCTTACTCGAAGTTACAAAGTTGGGTCAATGTTCTAATGAATAAAGCACCCCTTAAAATTTCATACAAAAAATCAGGTCGTACATTTATCTATACACATAATGTGGTCAAACATGATTTTCCAAAATCTTTTTTAGGATTATCTATAGAACATCGTTTATCGTTGTTGGAACCTTTAGGAATTTCAACTCCGATGGCGACAGAGCCGAAATTGTATTTGACAAAAGAAGAAATTTCGAAAGCACAGCAGCTTTTTAAAAAGCATCAGGTAGATCCGCATCGTAAAACGGTAATGATTAGTTTATTGGGGTCAGATGAAACAAAGACTTATCCTTTAAATAAAATGGTCCAATTGGTGAATCATATTGGCGAAAATTATAACGTTAATATTTTATTCAATTATTTTCCGAAGCAAAAAAATCAAGCCCTTGATGTGTACAATCAGTTGTCCGATCTTACCAAATCAAAAGTTTATTTTGAACTTTTAGGTGATGATTTACGCTCATTTATTGCCATTGCCAATGCCTGCGATTTAATTGTAGGAAATGATGGAGGTGCGATAAACATGTCCAAAGCGGTAGGGAAGAAATCATTTATTATTTTCTCCCCATGGATTGACAAGGAAGTTTGGGCTACATTTGAAGATGGGAAGAATCATGTCAGTGTACATTTAAAGGATTATTTCCCAGAAAAATTCAAAAATTTAAATAATCGTGAAATTAAAAAAGTAGTGGATGATTTTTATTCATTATTTGACTTCGAATTATTTAAGTCCAAATTTGATGATTTTATGAAAAATCACGTAAAATAA
- a CDS encoding 2,3,4,5-tetrahydropyridine-2,6-dicarboxylate N-succinyltransferase: MENLRNIIEKAWDNRELLQEDATQAAIREVIALIDNGQLRCAEPVADGWQVNEWVKKAVVMYFPIQKMETLEAGIFEYHDKMELKRNYAEKGIRVVPNAVARYGAYISSGVILMPSYVNIGAYVDEGTMVDTWATVGSCAQIGKNVHLSGGVGIGGVLEPLQAAPVIIEDNAFIGSRCIVVEGVRVGKEAVLGANVVLTGSTKIIDVTGDEPVEIKGYVPERSVVIPGSYTKKFPAGEYQVPCALIIGKRKASTDLKTSLNDALREHNVAV; this comes from the coding sequence ATGGAAAACTTAAGAAATATTATAGAAAAGGCTTGGGATAACCGCGAGTTATTACAAGAAGATGCTACACAAGCTGCAATTCGTGAGGTAATTGCGCTAATTGATAATGGTCAATTACGTTGTGCTGAGCCTGTTGCTGATGGATGGCAGGTTAATGAGTGGGTAAAAAAAGCTGTTGTTATGTATTTTCCAATTCAAAAGATGGAAACATTAGAAGCTGGAATTTTCGAATACCACGATAAAATGGAATTAAAACGAAATTATGCTGAAAAAGGGATTCGTGTCGTTCCTAATGCTGTAGCGCGTTACGGTGCTTATATTTCATCAGGTGTTATTTTGATGCCATCTTATGTTAACATTGGAGCATATGTAGACGAAGGTACGATGGTTGATACTTGGGCTACAGTTGGGTCTTGTGCACAAATTGGTAAAAATGTTCACTTATCTGGTGGAGTTGGAATCGGTGGCGTTTTAGAACCTTTACAAGCTGCGCCTGTAATTATCGAAGATAATGCATTTATCGGATCTCGTTGTATCGTTGTAGAAGGAGTACGTGTTGGAAAAGAAGCTGTTTTAGGTGCGAATGTTGTTTTAACAGGATCTACAAAAATTATTGATGTAACAGGGGATGAGCCAGTGGAAATCAAAGGATATGTTCCAGAACGTTCTGTTGTGATTCCAGGTTCTTATACTAAAAAATTCCCAGCGGGAGAATACCAAGTTCCATGTGCTTTAATTATTGGTAAACGTAAAGCAAGTACAGATTTAAAAACATCATTAAATGATGCATTACGTGAGCATAATGTTGCCGTGTAA
- the ruvX gene encoding Holliday junction resolvase RuvX: MARIVAIDFGGKRTGVAATDELQIIASPVDTVDTSKLMDFFKNYLFTENVSDLVVGLPLKFSGETNDIEIEIKKFIEKFSAEYPNIKIHRENEMFTSKMASRAMVEGGMKKKKRQEKGMIDKVSAVIILQSFLSHKL; encoded by the coding sequence ATGGCAAGAATCGTAGCAATTGATTTTGGAGGGAAAAGAACAGGTGTTGCAGCAACGGATGAACTACAAATTATAGCATCTCCGGTAGACACTGTTGACACAAGTAAATTAATGGATTTTTTCAAAAACTATTTATTTACAGAAAATGTTTCAGACTTAGTCGTAGGGTTACCGCTAAAATTTTCAGGCGAAACAAACGATATCGAAATTGAAATCAAAAAATTTATCGAAAAATTTTCTGCGGAATATCCCAACATTAAAATCCATCGCGAAAATGAGATGTTCACCTCTAAAATGGCATCACGTGCAATGGTTGAAGGAGGAATGAAAAAGAAAAAAAGACAAGAAAAAGGCATGATTGATAAAGTAAGTGCTGTAATTATTTTACAATCTTTTTTATCGCATAAACTATAA
- the def gene encoding peptide deformylase, with protein sequence MVLPVVAYGDPVLRKVSQEIDQDYKNLNELIENMFETMYDSNGVGIAAPQIGRDIRLFVVDCSPFAEDEDYEDVKEELETFKKVFINPKKISESEGDEWKFAEGCLSIPHVHEEVSRPESITLEYYDENWVKHTETFSDIRARVIQHEYDHLEGKLFIDYISSFKKKLISNKLKNITKGNVKTSYKMKFPI encoded by the coding sequence ATGGTATTACCAGTTGTAGCTTACGGAGATCCTGTACTTCGTAAAGTTTCACAAGAAATAGATCAGGATTACAAGAACTTAAACGAATTAATCGAAAACATGTTTGAGACGATGTACGACTCAAATGGTGTAGGAATTGCAGCGCCACAGATTGGTCGCGACATTCGTTTATTCGTAGTAGACTGTAGTCCATTTGCTGAAGATGAGGATTACGAAGACGTTAAAGAAGAATTAGAAACCTTCAAAAAAGTTTTTATCAATCCTAAAAAAATCAGTGAATCAGAAGGTGATGAATGGAAGTTTGCAGAAGGATGTTTATCTATCCCTCATGTACACGAGGAAGTTTCTCGTCCCGAATCAATCACTTTAGAATACTACGATGAAAATTGGGTTAAACATACCGAAACTTTTTCAGATATTCGCGCACGTGTGATTCAACACGAATATGATCATTTGGAAGGAAAACTTTTTATTGATTATATTTCGAGCTTCAAAAAGAAGTTAATTAGTAATAAATTAAAAAACATAACAAAAGGGAACGTGAAAACATCTTATAAGATGAAATTCCCTATCTAG
- a CDS encoding DUF5606 domain-containing protein, whose amino-acid sequence MDLSRVIAISGKPGLYRLVSQTRNGFIVEDLDKGKKVSIAANYNVSLLDNVAIYGVSQEYPLAEVFFRIYKKENGGEAIDHKSSGAELRAYMEQVLPEYDDSRVYDSDLKKLFQWYNILQSKGLLNIDLAAVEAAMAAQQAEIEAAQAEVATEEVVEEKPKKKAAPKKAKAKAEEGAEEKPAKKTAAKKTTKKKDEEK is encoded by the coding sequence ATGGATTTATCAAGAGTTATTGCAATTTCAGGAAAACCAGGTTTATACCGTTTAGTTTCTCAAACAAGAAATGGTTTCATCGTTGAAGATTTAGACAAAGGAAAAAAAGTTTCTATCGCTGCTAACTACAATGTAAGTTTATTAGATAACGTAGCAATCTACGGTGTATCACAAGAATATCCTTTAGCAGAGGTTTTCTTTAGAATTTACAAAAAAGAAAACGGTGGTGAAGCAATCGATCACAAATCTTCTGGTGCTGAATTACGTGCTTACATGGAACAAGTTTTACCAGAATACGACGATTCTAGAGTATATGATTCTGATTTAAAAAAGTTATTCCAATGGTATAACATTTTACAATCTAAAGGATTATTAAATATTGATTTAGCTGCTGTAGAAGCTGCAATGGCTGCTCAACAAGCTGAAATCGAAGCAGCACAAGCTGAAGTTGCTACTGAAGAAGTTGTTGAAGAGAAGCCTAAAAAGAAAGCTGCTCCTAAAAAAGCGAAAGCAAAAGCAGAAGAAGGTGCTGAAGAAAAACCAGCGAAAAAAACTGCTGCAAAGAAAACAACAAAGAAGAAAGACGAAGAAAAATAA
- the mazG gene encoding nucleoside triphosphate pyrophosphohydrolase, producing MNNRKKQIQAFERLLDIMDELREKCPWDRKQTMESLRTLTIEEVYELSDAILEKDTLEIKKELGDVFMHLVFYAKIAAENNSFDVADVLNSVCDKLIHRHPHIYGETTVNSEEEVLQNWEQIKLKEGNTSVLSGVPSSLPAMVKAYRIQDKVKGVGFEFENANQVFDKIQEEILEFKKEENPFDREMEFGDILFSMINYGRFVGINSEDALERSNKKFIHRFQKLEEIAKEKGYILGEIPLNELENLWNLAKIR from the coding sequence ATGAACAATCGTAAAAAGCAAATACAAGCATTTGAAAGATTATTAGACATCATGGACGAACTTCGTGAGAAATGTCCATGGGATCGAAAACAAACCATGGAGTCACTTCGTACATTGACCATAGAAGAAGTTTATGAATTATCGGATGCAATTCTTGAAAAAGACACATTAGAAATTAAAAAGGAATTGGGTGATGTTTTTATGCACCTTGTGTTTTATGCTAAGATTGCAGCTGAAAACAATTCGTTTGATGTTGCTGACGTTTTAAATAGCGTGTGCGATAAACTAATTCATCGTCATCCACATATTTACGGAGAAACAACTGTCAATTCAGAAGAAGAAGTTCTTCAAAATTGGGAGCAAATCAAATTAAAGGAAGGCAATACATCCGTTCTATCTGGAGTTCCCTCTTCTCTTCCTGCTATGGTTAAAGCTTATCGTATTCAAGATAAAGTTAAAGGTGTCGGATTTGAATTTGAAAATGCCAATCAGGTTTTTGATAAAATTCAAGAAGAAATTCTAGAGTTCAAAAAGGAAGAAAACCCATTCGATCGTGAAATGGAATTTGGAGATATTTTATTCTCAATGATTAATTACGGACGATTTGTAGGAATTAATTCAGAAGATGCTTTAGAACGTTCCAACAAAAAATTCATTCATCGTTTTCAAAAACTGGAGGAAATAGCAAAAGAAAAAGGATATATTCTAGGAGAAATACCTTTAAATGAATTAGAAAATTTATGGAATTTAGCGAAAATTCGCTAG
- the uvrB gene encoding excinuclease ABC subunit UvrB — protein sequence MQFQLNSEFAPTGDQPKAIRELANGILDGEKYQTLLGVTGSGKTFTIANVVQEVQRPTLVLAHNKTLAAQLYMEFKEFFPHNAVEYFVSYYDYYQPEAYIPSSGTYIEKDLSINEEIEKLRLSTTSSLLSGRRDILVVASVSCLYGIGNPKEFHKNVIQIETGQIMARTMLLQQLVQALYSRTEGIFQRGNFRIKGDTLDIFPAYADDGIRVSFFGDEIEEISIFNPETGETTSRLDKINIYPANIFVTSKETLNGAIQNIQTDLGKQETYFQEIGKFLEAKRLKERTEFDLEMIKELGYCSGIENYSRYLDGREPGTRPFCLLDYFPDDYLMVIDESHVTVSQVHAMYGGDRSRKENLVEYGFRLPAAMDNRPLKFEEFEALQNQVIHVSATPAQYELEKSEGIVVEQVIRPTGLLDPIIEIRPTKNQVDDLMEEINKRVEIDERTLVTTLTKRMVEELTKYLTKYGIRCRYIHSDVDTLERVQIMADLRTGLFDVLVGVNLLREGLDLPEVSLVAILDADKEGFLRSNRSLTQTVGRAARNVNGLAIMYADKITDSMQQTIDETERRREIQIKYNEEHGKVPQALNKKITKLSLAAADFENNPYEQKSIVTIAAEKGESYSEEDKEKLIEKLQKDMENAAKNLDFIKAAEIRDQLKLLKEN from the coding sequence ATGCAATTTCAACTAAATTCAGAATTTGCTCCGACTGGAGATCAACCAAAAGCAATCCGTGAACTTGCTAATGGAATTTTAGATGGAGAAAAATATCAAACGTTATTAGGTGTTACAGGTTCAGGTAAAACTTTTACTATAGCCAATGTAGTACAAGAAGTGCAACGCCCTACGCTGGTTTTAGCACATAACAAAACGTTGGCCGCACAACTTTATATGGAATTTAAAGAATTCTTTCCTCATAATGCAGTAGAATATTTCGTTTCTTATTATGACTACTATCAACCAGAAGCCTATATTCCTTCATCTGGAACATATATCGAGAAAGACTTATCCATTAATGAAGAAATTGAAAAACTTCGTTTAAGCACAACTTCTTCTCTCCTATCAGGAAGACGTGATATTTTAGTGGTTGCTTCTGTTTCCTGTCTTTATGGTATTGGTAACCCTAAAGAGTTTCATAAAAATGTAATACAAATAGAAACGGGTCAAATTATGGCTCGTACCATGTTATTGCAACAATTGGTTCAAGCGCTCTATTCACGTACAGAAGGAATCTTTCAACGCGGTAATTTTAGAATCAAAGGAGATACATTAGATATTTTTCCAGCCTATGCCGACGATGGAATTCGTGTTAGTTTTTTTGGAGATGAGATTGAAGAGATATCTATTTTTAATCCGGAAACTGGAGAAACAACATCTCGCTTAGACAAGATCAACATTTATCCTGCCAATATCTTCGTAACTTCGAAGGAGACATTGAACGGGGCTATTCAAAATATTCAAACCGATTTAGGAAAACAAGAAACCTATTTTCAAGAAATCGGAAAATTCTTAGAAGCGAAACGTTTAAAAGAACGTACTGAATTTGACTTGGAAATGATTAAAGAATTGGGATATTGTTCAGGAATCGAGAATTACTCACGCTATTTGGATGGTCGTGAGCCCGGCACACGTCCTTTCTGTCTTCTGGATTATTTTCCGGATGATTATTTAATGGTTATCGATGAATCCCACGTGACCGTTTCGCAGGTACATGCCATGTATGGTGGTGACCGTTCGCGTAAAGAAAATTTAGTCGAGTATGGTTTTCGATTACCGGCAGCTATGGATAACCGTCCATTAAAATTTGAGGAATTTGAAGCCTTACAAAATCAAGTCATTCACGTTTCTGCAACTCCTGCACAATACGAATTAGAAAAATCAGAAGGAATTGTCGTAGAACAAGTGATTCGCCCTACAGGATTATTGGATCCCATCATAGAAATCCGTCCGACGAAAAACCAAGTGGACGATTTAATGGAAGAAATCAATAAACGCGTCGAAATAGATGAACGTACTCTGGTAACCACCTTAACGAAACGTATGGTCGAAGAATTAACTAAATATTTAACCAAATATGGGATTCGATGCCGTTATATTCACTCGGATGTGGATACTTTAGAACGTGTACAAATCATGGCTGATTTAAGAACTGGTTTATTTGATGTATTGGTTGGAGTTAACTTACTTCGTGAAGGATTAGATTTACCAGAAGTTTCATTGGTAGCTATTTTAGATGCCGACAAAGAAGGATTTTTAAGAAGTAATCGATCATTAACACAAACGGTTGGTCGTGCTGCCCGTAATGTGAATGGTTTAGCAATTATGTATGCTGATAAAATTACGGACAGCATGCAGCAAACCATCGATGAAACTGAAAGACGTCGTGAAATCCAGATCAAATACAATGAAGAACATGGGAAAGTGCCACAAGCATTAAATAAAAAGATCACAAAATTGAGTTTAGCCGCAGCAGATTTTGAAAACAATCCATATGAACAAAAATCAATTGTTACGATAGCTGCTGAAAAAGGAGAATCCTATTCTGAAGAAGACAAAGAGAAATTAATTGAAAAATTACAAAAGGATATGGAAAATGCCGCTAAAAATCTTGATTTTATAAAAGCTGCTGAAATTCGTGACCAATTAAAGCTTTTAAAAGAAAATTAA
- a CDS encoding DUF4846 domain-containing protein, with product MRYLLIKLALFLSLPLSMGCNAYISDNEILENENLNEVTLTSLISENKKTIYTKYKTPKDFIRTKPFNEFASFINHLPLKSDKLKARLYDGTEKLNEYVYVGVLDLPQPKNNVQYNGNAILRLRAEFLYKTKQFDKINFKTSSRQELKSFLEFAGDDLSSKKFNEYLEYLLYNVNPSHLHHHLISVPLKEMQIGDVLIQRSQSRGHAAIVMDMASDNNGNKLFILAHAFYPGQDIYIASNLESDDINPWYPLKDGPIVTPEWRFMPNDLMRFK from the coding sequence ATGAGGTATTTATTAATAAAATTAGCATTATTTTTAAGCTTACCCCTATCAATGGGATGCAATGCTTATATTTCAGATAATGAAATTTTAGAAAATGAAAATTTAAATGAAGTAACTTTAACTTCATTGATAAGCGAAAACAAAAAGACGATTTATACAAAATATAAAACCCCAAAGGATTTTATTCGTACCAAACCGTTTAATGAATTCGCATCATTTATCAATCATTTACCTTTAAAAAGTGATAAGTTAAAGGCTCGATTATACGATGGCACTGAAAAATTAAATGAATATGTATATGTTGGCGTTTTAGATTTACCCCAACCCAAAAATAATGTTCAATATAATGGAAATGCCATTCTACGATTAAGAGCTGAATTTCTATATAAAACCAAACAATTCGATAAAATTAATTTTAAAACAAGTTCTCGACAAGAACTAAAATCTTTTCTTGAATTCGCGGGTGATGATCTTTCATCAAAAAAATTTAATGAATATCTTGAATACCTTTTATACAATGTCAATCCGAGTCATTTGCATCATCATTTAATCAGTGTTCCTTTAAAAGAAATGCAAATTGGAGATGTATTAATTCAACGTTCTCAAAGTCGTGGTCATGCCGCAATTGTGATGGATATGGCATCGGACAATAATGGCAACAAATTATTTATATTGGCACACGCATTTTATCCCGGCCAAGACATTTACATTGCATCAAATTTAGAGAGTGATGATATTAATCCTTGGTATCCCTTAAAAGACGGTCCAATTGTAACGCCCGAATGGCGGTTTATGCCCAATGATTTGATGCGTTTTAAATAA
- a CDS encoding cysteine desulfurase family protein, whose amino-acid sequence MQKVYLDNAATTAIHPAVIEEMVTVMKDCYGNPSSTHVFGREAKALLELSRKKIAQHLNVTPAEIYFTSCGTESNNTIIRSCVNDLGVTRIITTYLEHKCVMESVNDLESRNKVEVVRLNIAKDGTIDYNQFEELIQDQSKKTLVSLMHANNELGNLLDVKRISALCKENGALFHTDTVQTVGHYPIDCQDLGIDFASCSAHKIHGPKGAGFLYARKSTHIKPLIAGGGQERGLRSGTENIYGIVGLAKALDISLAELDNHKKHIEEIKAYAIEELKENIPGVGFNGLSADFEKSLYTVLSIKLPFNDPLIGFELELSGIAVSQGSACSSGAAKVSKVMETLYTDEEISQMTPLRVSFSYLNTKEDIDALVQTLVKISKKHEVVS is encoded by the coding sequence ATGCAAAAAGTATATTTAGATAATGCTGCAACAACAGCGATTCATCCTGCAGTAATTGAAGAAATGGTTACTGTTATGAAAGATTGTTATGGAAACCCTTCTTCTACACATGTTTTTGGTAGAGAAGCCAAGGCGTTATTGGAGCTTTCAAGGAAAAAAATTGCTCAGCATTTAAATGTAACTCCTGCAGAAATCTATTTCACATCTTGCGGAACTGAATCGAATAATACCATTATTAGATCTTGCGTAAACGATTTAGGTGTTACTCGTATCATTACAACTTATTTGGAACACAAATGTGTGATGGAAAGTGTAAATGATTTAGAATCTCGAAATAAAGTAGAAGTTGTTCGTTTAAATATTGCAAAAGATGGAACGATTGATTATAATCAATTTGAAGAATTGATACAAGATCAATCGAAAAAAACTTTAGTTTCTTTAATGCATGCGAACAATGAATTAGGAAATTTATTAGATGTTAAACGCATTTCTGCTTTATGCAAAGAAAACGGAGCGTTATTTCATACGGATACAGTTCAAACTGTTGGACATTATCCAATCGATTGCCAAGACTTAGGAATTGATTTTGCTTCTTGTTCTGCTCACAAAATTCATGGACCAAAAGGGGCTGGATTTTTATACGCACGTAAATCAACACATATTAAACCCTTAATTGCTGGTGGTGGACAAGAAAGAGGTTTACGTTCAGGGACTGAAAATATCTATGGTATTGTTGGTCTAGCAAAAGCTCTTGATATTTCCTTAGCCGAATTAGATAATCACAAGAAACATATCGAAGAAATTAAAGCTTATGCCATCGAAGAATTAAAAGAAAATATTCCTGGTGTTGGTTTTAATGGATTAAGTGCTGATTTCGAAAAAAGTTTATATACAGTATTAAGTATTAAATTACCATTTAATGACCCATTAATTGGATTTGAATTAGAATTATCTGGAATTGCGGTTTCTCAAGGCTCAGCTTGTAGTTCTGGAGCTGCTAAAGTTTCTAAGGTAATGGAAACGTTATATACAGATGAAGAAATTAGCCAAATGACACCTTTACGCGTTTCATTCAGTTATTTAAACACAAAAGAAGACATCGATGCTTTAGTACAGACGTTAGTCAAAATTTCAAAAAAACACGAAGTCGTATCATAA
- a CDS encoding CvpA family protein, with translation METASTFNTLDIIIAIALAFGLINGFFKGFISQLIGLFGFFIAIWISFKFYQFVEIFIGAQNVVADGLVSIVSLVLTFAIAFFAIKFTSSLSQKLVEMMGLGIINRLAGAGLGLVILLLLASSVLFYIDPILEIGFKEVKDESQLYPYLIESADYIKNMLYESKDILREKDQGVSEEMI, from the coding sequence TTGGAGACAGCGTCAACATTCAATACTTTGGATATTATCATCGCCATAGCTTTAGCATTTGGATTGATCAATGGATTTTTTAAAGGCTTTATTTCACAATTAATCGGTTTATTTGGATTCTTTATCGCCATATGGATCAGCTTTAAATTTTATCAATTTGTCGAAATATTTATTGGTGCTCAAAATGTTGTTGCAGATGGTTTAGTTTCTATTGTATCTCTTGTATTGACTTTTGCCATAGCCTTTTTTGCCATTAAATTTACGTCTTCACTTTCTCAAAAATTGGTTGAAATGATGGGGCTTGGAATCATCAATCGATTAGCTGGCGCTGGATTAGGTTTAGTTATTTTACTCCTGTTGGCATCTTCTGTTTTGTTTTACATCGATCCCATTTTAGAAATAGGCTTCAAAGAGGTAAAAGACGAAAGTCAATTGTATCCTTATCTTATTGAATCGGCAGATTATATTAAAAATATGCTGTATGAGTCCAAAGATATTTTGCGCGAAAAAGACCAAGGAGTATCGGAAGAAATGATTTAA